In the genome of Bremerella sp. P1, the window AGCCCAATCTTCTTAGCCACCTTAGCCAGGACCTTCCTCTCCTTCTCGCACACGCTGCCGTCGGCAAACGCCATGTCGATCATCTTCACCAGCCAGAACTGACCCACGGTTGGATCTTCCGGAACGCTGATGTCCAGCTTGCCTTCTTTCGCCGCGACGCACATCTCCTTGAGCTGTTTATTCGAGATACCGTAGTGCGCGGCAAGCTCCTTGAGCTGCTCGATTTCCTTGGGATCGAACCGTCCGTCCGCGGCGGCCATGTACACAACCCACGAGAACATATCGACGCTGCGCATGCCCTCGGTCCATTCTTCTAACTGCAGCGAACGAGTACGGACCGCAGCTTCCACATCGTAGCGGCTGAGCCCCAGCTCTTTGGCGGCCGCGTTGATGTAGACCTTTTCCCAGGCCTCCATGCGGCTATCGATCAAACTCACATCGACCATGGCCATCAGCCATCGTTTGATGACCTGGGAATTCAAGTCTTTCAGGCGACGGCGATCGAGCTTTTCGCGACTTCGCATCGCTTGAACGAGCGTCGCGTTATCAATCCCGCACTTCCTGGCAACCTCGCGAATAAAATCCTTCGCGTCTGCTTTGGAGATATGCAGCCCCCCAGCCACCTCGCCGAGCAGCTTACAGAGCGTCACGTCGTCTTCTCGCACAACGACATTGGGTGCCAGTCCGTCGATCTGCACCCCATCGATCTCGCTTTGCGTGAACTCAGGCAGCTTCTGCTCCATCAAGACGACGCGCTCAAGCGGGGCATCCTCGGCGTTCTCGAACTTGATGACCGAGACATTCGTTTCGATCCCTTCGTACGCCTTCTTACGCAGAGCCATGGCCGGCGTCGAAGTGAAAGGCAGCACGTCGGCCAGGGTCCACTCGAGCGCCCCATCGTTAAGCACCGTATGACAGAACTCGCACGCGTGCGACGCGTTGTTGGACTCAGGGGCACCACACTTGGGGCAATGCGAACTGGTGATCGTGCGTTCGATGCGCGTCTTCGCGCCGTGCTTACGAACCAGAACCATCATGGTGCTGATTTGCACCGGATCTCGCTCGATTTCCAGTTCACCATGTCGATCGACAATCCCGCGACGAGCTGTCCAGCGAATATTCATCAAGGCTCTATCGAACGGCTCTTCGGCAATCACGCCAGAGACGTCCGCGGCCAAGATTCGTGGGTGAATATAAACCGTCCGTTTACCGAAGTCGTTCGGCTTCAGCTTCTTCTCGTAGCCGTCACAAAAACGATCGGTCGCGACCTTACCCAGCGGATCGATCACCCCCAGCCGATCGGCCAGGAACTTGCGAAAGAAGATCACGCTTGCTCGGTCTTCCAGATAGTGCGAACTGAACCCCTGGTCTTGCTTGATCCAGTAGCGGGTCGCACTGCTCATCTTGAATGGCTTGGTTACTTTCCAGGAGGACTGGTCCGAGATTTCTGACAGCACCCAGTCGTGCTCG includes:
- a CDS encoding TIM44-like domain-containing protein; protein product: MPTLLPESFVLLADVYDGITIVVLALFIMGGVFAEHLQGSLRSASMIRLGNKKKELSRMDQALLSIQEADPNFDLHNFCMAATNAYIEVEKALDTGDLSDIRSFVSDGIYQRMAFRLEEEESLGRKRKTIHLKVDNLSPAEITSSKNNQNAFEVISMRISGTAVRQYRLKQDGTDVITEESEPISEVWTFLRRRGAQTKSKDFGSVHGHCPNCGADISVNQWEKCPSCESTVRSGEHDWVLSEISDQSSWKVTKPFKMSSATRYWIKQDQGFSSHYLEDRASVIFFRKFLADRLGVIDPLGKVATDRFCDGYEKKLKPNDFGKRTVYIHPRILAADVSGVIAEEPFDRALMNIRWTARRGIVDRHGELEIERDPVQISTMMVLVRKHGAKTRIERTITSSHCPKCGAPESNNASHACEFCHTVLNDGALEWTLADVLPFTSTPAMALRKKAYEGIETNVSVIKFENAEDAPLERVVLMEQKLPEFTQSEIDGVQIDGLAPNVVVREDDVTLCKLLGEVAGGLHISKADAKDFIREVARKCGIDNATLVQAMRSREKLDRRRLKDLNSQVIKRWLMAMVDVSLIDSRMEAWEKVYINAAAKELGLSRYDVEAAVRTRSLQLEEWTEGMRSVDMFSWVVYMAAADGRFDPKEIEQLKELAAHYGISNKQLKEMCVAAKEGKLDISVPEDPTVGQFWLVKMIDMAFADGSVCEKERKVLAKVAKKIGLTDYDLKQLIRRRRAVLYKKAQEALRGKTPAHDDELHLKSDWND